From the genome of Gambusia affinis linkage group LG04, SWU_Gaff_1.0, whole genome shotgun sequence:
TTTTTGAAGACATGTTTACATCTGTAAACCCCCATCAAGTCTTTCTACAGTAGTTCTTGCATGGAATTTCccattaaatagtttttaattcaaACCATAAAGCCTTCACTGGTTTGTATTGCCTTGGGGTTCAGGGACTCATCTACAGTTGGTTTGATTAATTTTCTTAAAGTGGAAGTGCAGATGGTTTCAAATGGACGTTCAGGGCCTCATTTTTCCTCCAGTTCATCCGACCTTTTAACATACAAAGCCTTAAACATGAACTCTCTTTGAAAAGCCACCTCTGATAGTTTCCCTTTTTTGTCACACACTGAaactaactttatttatatctctgagaaacagaaatttccaaatcttcatatttgcagctgtttttttacAGATCAAACCTGCCTTTTTATCTGATGTCCAGGTGCTTCAATCAAAGGCATCATCCCGGGCTTCAACAGCACCGTTCTGAAAAACCTGCCCCGCTCCATGCTGCTCATCAAGGTGGAGAGCATCCTGATGGGTTTCGCCTTCCTCGCCATGATTGTTGTAAGAGAGGCAGCAGAGGACAATTTTATGTTATTCTACGTCATCTTCAATCTTATGATCTTTTTGCTGTGGTTCTTTTTAActataaaaatctgtttcaagATTTTGATAGTTGTACTAGAGGCATTACTTGAAGAACAATCAATCGTAGCTATTTAATAagttgttttagctttttactCTCCACTCCTTGCATGCTGCTTGAATCTGCATCTTATAAGCTGCAAAAGTCAAACACGGTTCTTACATTCAGTTCCTGTAGAGATCCCATTAGACATCATGGTTGTTATACATTGTGTGTAGCAGCAGCACCGCTTCCTGTTTTATTCGCTGTTTTCAATAACAGGTCATTTGAAAGCTGCTGGTCTTGTGTGTGGTTACTTCTTGTTCAGGCATCAAACGTTTGACCTCAAGCTTCCTCCCTGAAGAGGAATAATGAGACATactcagaaaaatgtaaattattcacTGTGAAACAGAAATAGTGTCTTAAGTATTTATTATTGGAGAAccttgtcacattttgtcatgttgcaaccacTAACTTCAACACCAACTCCGAAAAACGTTTTAGGGCCTTTAGTAGCCATAGCTGTCACGACTGGTTTCCCAAACAGTCCAAACTCCTAGTGATGCGGAGAATATTTATGTTACTCAGCATTATCTTCACTCAGCATGATCTATAATCAGTGTGTTTTCTTCCCacagtttctgctgctgtgtggcCCCGCTTACCGGCCGACAGAGGAGATTGACCTTCGCAGCATCGGCTGGGGGAACATCTTCCAGCTGCCCTTCAAGCACCTGCGGGATTATCGCCTGCGGCTGCTCTGCCCCTTCTTCATCTACAGCGGACTGGAAATGCTGTTCATCATAAGCGGGTTCTCACTGGTACTGAACTAATGCGCTGATTTTCTACAGTGACCTGCCAGTTACATCCAGGCTTGGTGGTAATAAATGGTATAATTATCCCCCCCCCCCTACAGTCCTATGGCGTCTGCATTCTGGGGATAAAAACCCTCTGGCTCCTCGTCCTGGTCTATGGCCTCTCCTGCTCCGTgttctccctcctctctctcagCCTCCTGCGCCTCCCACGATGGGTGTGTCTGATGGGGGGTGCTGTGGTGCATGGAGTCCTGCTGGTGGTTCTCCTCGCTCTGACTGTTAAGCCAAACTCACCGGAGTATCTGGGTCCCCTGCTGGTGATCGTGGTGCTGTGGGGACTCGGCAGCGCCCTGAACAAGACAGGGGTCAGCAGTGAGTATCTGTGGTCATCCAGCTGACGTCAtaactagggctgaaacgattaatcgacgactgaaatgatttatatctatctgtctgtttatttttagcttcaccctacatttgttttcttattaatattgtataaaaagagttaagtggttaaattaaaaatctgtagaatgttcttgtttttttttatccaattaattgattaatcatagGAATAACTGATAgatcaatcaaataaaataattgttagttgcggCCCCAGTCACAGCACAGCAACTCTTTCACTGCAGATCATTTGGTTTTTGCGTTTTTAATTATAATAGGGATATTAAACAggttaacattaaaaaatagtGGTAcactcttaacatttttaattcatcatAATACTGATGCTTTATAAAAAGGATTTTGAATTCTCGTGTTGCTCTTAAAATGGTTTTTCTCGTATAATTGTCTCCGTGTGTGCCAGCCGTTGTCGGCCTTCTGTACGCTGAGGAGAAAGAGCGCCTGGATTTTGTCTACACCATCTACCACTGGTGGCAGGCCATCGCCATCTTTGTCGTCTACCTCTGGTCCCAGATCCCCATGAGGGTACGttttagttaatatttttttcctgaatgtAATCTTATATGCTAATAtatgttacttaaaaaaaaaaaaataatctttttgccTCTTAGGCTAAACTGTCCATCCTTCTGGCTACGTTGTTACTGGCGTGCTACTGTTATTGGGTGATGGAGCGCCGCGTGGCACAGAAAGTGAAGCCCAGAATGCCTCGCATCCCTCGGCCAAGACACAAGGTGACccatctctctctgtgtgtgtgtgcagctacTTCAAGGGAAAGCACAGATTTTCTAAAGTAAAAGTTGGAAGCAGTTTAAATCTCATCTGCAGTAGTGATAATTCAGATTAGTGAGTCCTGGAGactgaagctaaatatttgttttcagtttcctcATGTTTGTCTCAGAGTGTTGCACAGAAGTTAATACTTTATAACACAGGAAAATGAGGCAAGAGGGTGTGTACCTCTCATGATCTGCCTGTGTGAAACACAAACTGAGAACAGAGCATGAAGTGTGATTCCAGTTATAGCAAAtgcctgattaaaaaaaataaaaggtacaGATGAGTtggcatcatgttgtggggctGCTTTGCtacaggagggactggtgcacttcacaaaatagCAGAGACAAATGGAGAAACATCTCAGAACATCTGCCATGAAGTTGGAGCCTGTCTTTCAAATAGACTAAACATGCAGCCATATTAGTTACGAATGTGCTTCAAGACaacaaagtcaatattttggAGTCGGCATCACAAAGTACCAAACTCATTAACTCAAAATTTGAGGACAGGGTTGGAAAGATGTGTGTGAACTAAGGaccagaactccagcaaactGTTGTGAGAATCTTGGTGGTGATTTTAAACTGtgtaaataaatcattcatGAGACAGTCCATTAAGACTGGAAAAGGCTGATCCTTTCTGTTTGGTTCATACTCCTGATACCTTCTAATACAGACATGAAAACTTGTTCACCTGATTGTGCAGGAGTGACTGAGGCCTTAAAATCATGGCTGGGTCGTAAAACATCCAAgtggagaataaaaataaaagcttatgTTTTTACCCTCAGGTGAAAGGCTACCGTTACCTGGAAGAGGACAACTCTGATGAGTCAGATTCAGAGGGAAGCGAGGAGGATGACGATGAGGACGAGGAAGAGAGGACGGAGGAGGATGAGCGCGTTGTGGAGGAGATGGTAGCAGGGGACAGGGAGGAAGAAGGCCGGGACGCCAGAGCGGAGGGCGCTGACTCGCCCAGAGCCCAGAGAAGAGGAGCTGAGGGTCGGGGGGCCAACGTGGAGGACGACGGGAGGGAGATATGACAAAACGAAAGAATGAGGAACATGTGGAAGCGCTATTAACTATAATGTTAACTAGCATCCTTTATATATTTAAAGCACAAAGGAAAGAAGGCGTTGAGCAAAACTTTCTGCATTATGGTCACATCTTGGTAGAATTGTCTGTGGATTGTCCTAAGAGCTGGTTAGTGCGGCCAGCTTTGCCTTTTTCAGATCATTGCAGTGGCATACACCTCGACATTTTACACATTAACagactttgatgtttttctgtggtgtgttatgtgacagaccaacacttTTACTTCACATTGTTGCCCCACATTTATCTCCATCCGTCATCCCACAACCTCTGATCAGTTTTACTGCcccttctgaaaagaaaagcatccccacagcatgatgcttccaccatCATGCTTCACCATGGTAATTGTTTGGACAAAGTGGTAGTTTTCACAATTGtatgctactttgtgttggtctatcacgtCTAATCCTGAGGAAATACATTAAAGGTTCTGGTTGATGAAGTCTGGAGAATTTCACTGCTAATAAGCACCTTAACGAGGAACTACAGCTcttgttttgtccatttttacacataaaactgTTCATAAGTTTATAggcaaacagattattttatctcatgtcttaaaatgttatatttctaCAGGAGTAGAAATATTTCGTAGTATATTAAGGGCTGTGCCTGATCACTCTGAATCTACAGTTTCACATTTCGTCTGTTTCTTAACCTCATGTATCTTAGCAGATGCTTAAAATTCATACACagttttatgcatgtttttttttttttttttttttaaagctgagcaGCTGCCTAGAGGAGGCCATGACAGTCTTTAAGGGTGATAAAAccttaaagattaaaaaaaaaaaataaatacacacaaatgaTGAATTTTCAGATATCagtgttttataaaattttgttgaaaggaaagttttaaaatctttttcatattCAAcgtatgttttttaatgtaattttgatgttttcGAATGAGACTATATATTTCTTGTAAACATGTTCTGTCTACAGTGGGTAGAACGGGGCAACAGTTTAGAGCACAATGCTTTCAGTTTTCCATCCCCTCAATTTGCGCTTCATGTTTACCAGATCTGTCGATGAGCAGGATCTTTTGTTGAATCTGCAGAGCACTGGGCTGTAAAAGAAAGATCTGAAAGAGacagatttgaataaaaaaaataaataaattagcaattGATTTTATCACTTGAATAGCAACATGAAAACTTTGTGTTAACATCAAGACAGACAGCCTGCTTTATTCTGTTGAATGTgaataaggatttttttttttgtggttttaacttCTGTCTTGCATTAAGACTAGAAAGACAGGGTGGCTGTAAATCTGCTTTTCTGAAGGATAACAGAGAAGAATATGAATGTGTGCTTAGATTTAATACTGTTCAGTATTCGGCAGACGGATGGCTGTTTAGTTAGCAGTGTCTGTGCAGCTTTTATTGCCATTGCAAAATtcataaaatctgcaaaaatatataaatgaagCTACTCTTATTTTTAAGGAGTGCAATGATTTGTCTACACCAAGCAAACCAACAGCTAGGTGATTTATTGCAAATAAGTTCAGCTACACATTTTTGTGTTGAACTGTAGAAAACAcagcatatgtgtgtgtgtatttctaaacacacacacacacacactgtttaaAGAGAACTCAAACTCCTAATTAGAACAGCAGGGAGGTTGTAGGATcgcaaaaacacaataaaaaactttttaatttataggaaaaatgttcttctggcagataatttcatttatcacatcaatattaaggagttattgacttaaaacaagtgtCTGTATTACCCTGAATAGTTAattgtactaagatatttgcactagaaagtagacAACAAATacttgattttgtgttttttacagtgtgacAATGCTCCAATTATCCTCCAGCATGAAGGTcttgggttcaaatcccagtcTGGGGTCTCTCTTTGTGGAGTTTGTCTTTTCTCCTTTGGCAAGTGTGGGTTCCCACCTCTCACAATCCAAAACTCTTATATTAATAAGTTATTCCAAATCACACATAGGTCTGaatgtaggtgtgtgtgtgtgttacgaTGGACTGGTGATCTGTCCACGGCTTTCATCGATGTCCGTTAGAGACAGACACCAGGGTCTCTGCGACCCAGACAGGAAAAGCTGATCTAGACGACGGATGGATGAATGAGATGCGTTTCTGtgttcacttttattaaaatcctTCCTCTGTCTTGGAGCAAAAGAATGATCCCCTCATTGCTTTTTCGCAGTTAAACAGACACTAAACTCTGCAGGATTTTCAAATGCTGCAGGGGCATCTAACTTGTATCATTGACTGGGTTAAGTCTGAAAAGCTGCACTTTGTATTTACCTATCCAACttttgaaaagtgtttaaagCTTTCACTCAAAAAgtgcagtttcagtttttcccGTGACGCAGAAACAGCTTTGTGTGTGCTGTATGATTATACCTAATGGCCTCCCTTCTCCCAGATGAATACTTGACCTGTCACAGGAAGAAAATCACTGAGGGAAGATAATAACATTAATTTGCAGCTTTGGTCCAGATATTGTGCTTATTCTTTGTAATGCCGTCATCCCATTCTGAGCGTTAAAGTAGAGCAGATTTATTGTTAACGTCCTTCATTATGCCAAAATCTTTCCTGCTGTGACGGTAAAATATCTGGAGTGCAGAAATATCCTGTTAATGacgacctttttttttttagacctgTTTGGTCttatagaaatgttttgttctgcagGAGAGTTTTCAATGTCATTGCAGTGAAGCGCAGGTACTTCAAATGATGAATTTGTCCCACTCCAAGCGAGGTCGTGCTtctgtatgaaaatatttttggctattttttaaaatctgatttaaaaaacatatatatatattttttttttggttggcTGGTTTTACACTTGGAGATCACATTTC
Proteins encoded in this window:
- the unc93b1 gene encoding protein unc-93 homolog B1 codes for the protein MEAAEGEQLVEDGEQVVAPPNGGVNEVLDVGQEGDMEEFLGPQAQYNEEEEERKYYRRKRLGVIKNVLASSFGAMIVYSVYMGLLQMQLTLHYDMTYREVKYSNIGLVDIDRKMLMGINVTPIIGLLYTPVLIRFLGTKWMMFLASGIYALFVSTNYWERYYTLVPSAVAIGVAIVPFWASLGSYITRMAQQYYEFANYKEEHVQEQRKLPKGGCYSYIITFQSIFYVIFNLSFVFAEFPMRLVLHDHLHENYHVLCNVKTCGASIKGIIPGFNSTVLKNLPRSMLLIKVESILMGFAFLAMIVFLLLCGPAYRPTEEIDLRSIGWGNIFQLPFKHLRDYRLRLLCPFFIYSGLEMLFIISGFSLSYGVCILGIKTLWLLVLVYGLSCSVFSLLSLSLLRLPRWVCLMGGAVVHGVLLVVLLALTVKPNSPEYLGPLLVIVVLWGLGSALNKTGVSTVVGLLYAEEKERLDFVYTIYHWWQAIAIFVVYLWSQIPMRAKLSILLATLLLACYCYWVMERRVAQKVKPRMPRIPRPRHKVKGYRYLEEDNSDESDSEGSEEDDDEDEEERTEEDERVVEEMVAGDREEEGRDARAEGADSPRAQRRGAEGRGANVEDDGREI